The Aspergillus oryzae RIB40 DNA, chromosome 5 genome segment CTGTTGCCCAACCACTGGGATCCTCCGCGTAAGAACCGCGGTCCTTCTTCCGACGTCGTGAGTTGggctctctttctctgtattTTTGTGGACTGGCAGGCTGTACAAAGGCAGTCTGACGCCACCCTCgggtctttggatttgtATTCGCCGCACCATCGTGCTCATTAACAGGCGTTAACCCTGCACGCTGGGACTTGTTCTGGCCAACGCGACGACCACCCTTTGGGTTGACCTGGGTAGCAGAGCGTGGTGCAGTCGTAAAGTCGTCCTTTCCTGCAGGAACAGATCCATGCAACTCGTTCTCCTGCGGCGCATTGCGAGGCTCCGTTGCTCTGCCCTCTACATTCAGTTCCAAGTTGCTGAATGGTTCTGTAAGGACTGCGGACTGGTCACGATGGACCTGAGGTGGGGGTTGAATATTTTGAGAAGCTGGGGAGCTTAACCGGTCATTCGGAGCGTGTTGAAGCTGCGGCCCTCCTGTTCTTGCGGCCTGACTAAATTGCTCAGAAGATGGTTTGCTGAAGCTTAGGATGGCCGGGTCAACAAATGACTGTTGCGCCGGTATTGCAGGGGGCACACGGGCTATGTTATGAATCTCCCTGCCTGCCTGCTGATTGTGCGAGGGCGCACTGGGGTTCGGTCCAAGAGAGAGGTCGGCAATGTCGGCAGCTTCAATGAAATACGTGGGAAATTTCTGGGGGCTCCACGAAAGGGCGACTAGCAGTGGCATTTTAGAGCGATGCAAGAAAAGAGTAATAGGATCCTCTTCACTTACCATCTCGCAGCATGAGACGTTGACCTATGACATTGGCGACGACTCCTTGGACAGTTGCATTAGGCGGCGTTCTGAGCGTCACAAGAACGTTGTATCCAATGAATTCGGAAGCCATGGTGAACAATCACTCAGTATACAATCACCCTACTATCGCCTATCTGACAAGCATGCCAAGGACTGGCGAAAGGGGGCAAGGGAAAAGTAGAACAAATGTTGGTTCTGTAGTACAGTGTCGCAAAAGTGGATTGTCAGCTCGTTGCTACAGCTCTATCCGACGTCACGTGCGGTGCTAAatatcttatcgataagcagGCGCGCCCAAGTGGGGTGGCTTACAAGGTTCCTACTTTAGTTCGGTATATTTCAAAATCTTACCACGAGGCGAGGCCCTCCTGTCGGTAACTTTTGATCCTCCAATTGAATTTCATGGTTTTATCTTATGTTGGTTATTTTAGATAGTACTTCAATGGGATTTACAGTACTAACTAGAGAGGGCTAGTGAGAAATGTGATTGGTCTCAATTCAACTGTCATTTGTGCATGCGCTAGTATATGTGACTTTCATCTCTCACATGATATCAACACAAATCAAACTCAAAACCCACAATGGTATCATGTTACATGCGTATCCGCTAAGGATAGGGGCTTCTTATCAATATTTAGATGTAAAGTAGAAATGAAGAACGTAATAATAGAAGTCTTGTGTGTATGCCACGCGGTGAGTGAAAGCTCTTACCTTTATAGATCGTCTAGATAATCATCTTCAAAGTCGTCTTCAGGGTAATGGCCAGGAATAGTCCGTGGCCCGCCTTTCGGCTTGAGCACGTCAGTGATGCTGATGAGTTTAGAGTAAAACTCGGTGACTTTGGGATGCACCATGACCTTTCGCGCATCGAACCGTGTGACTTGAAGACCTTCCTTGGACGTTGCACGACTTAGAGCAACGTAAGCCTGACCTTTTTCGAAAACTCGTCCAAGATCGACTTTAACCCGCGGCAAGGTCTGGCCCTGAGCCTTGTGGATAGACAGAGCCCAGGCAAGAATCAATGGGACCTGTACTCGTTGAGCCTGGACCTCTCCATTGGGAAGCTCGATCTTCCATGTTTCTGGTTGGCAAAGCAGGTGTCTTTCGGTTCCATCCGGCTGTACAAAACAGACGAGAGGCCATTTCTTGCTCACCACGACACCCCCTTCTTTGTGAGCAAGAGATTTAAGCTTCTTGCGGGCGCGatccatcatctcttcatcGGTTTGGGCTCCCTGGTCACCAGCGAAGTCGCTTTCATTCTCGCGGTAGAAATCGAATGTTGCCTCATCCATAAATGCGACCACTCGTCCGATTGACCCGTTGACGAGTGTGTCTTCCATATTTTTGATGAGCATGACTTGCGCTCCTTTTTTGAGGTGGATCACCTGTGGAGCCATGCAGTTGGCCAGTAATTTCTCACGATGCTGTACGTCTTGAATTGTGCCCGAATCTGCCGCATTGAAAGTCATCACTTCGCCGGACAGTCTTTGCATTCTTGCACCGTTTGCATGCTCTACCTCTTGGCGTGTTGGAAACCTAAGTGATTCCATGTTAGTGCCTGTATAGTCTTTTAATGGCGTGGCCTTACAGCTCCGTAGCTTCAAGAGAATCATGAAAGTCAAGTGGCCGTTGTAGTTGTTGAAAGGTATCGATTGTCCGCTGACTGAGCTTTCCAAGTCTCATTTCATTGAGCATGTTGGCAAAATCCGGGTCTGCTTGACGGAAAACGGTGGTCAAGAGGATTGTGTGCTGTATAGAGGTGTTCCAGGTAGCAGCAGAGAACGCAAACTTCGCCTCTCGAGTACTGCCATCAGGGACCGGAGGCAATTGGAAGAAGTCTCCAGTGACGACAAGCTGAATACCGCCGAAAGGACGGCCGTTGTTTCTAATCCGTCGAGCAAGTTCCTCGAGCTTGTCAAAGAGGTCTCCATCAACCATGGATACTTCATCAATAATCAGAACTTTTGTACGTAGCCAACGGTTCCGGCCCTTGGGATTTCTCTTGACCTGTGATGCGTCAATATAGGTACCTTCCTATAAGGGTTGATGCAGATTGTGACCTTCTTAACAAGCTCAGGAACAGGCTCTTTGCCTAACCCTATACCTGCGAAGCTATGGAGGGTGACACCCTCGATGTTACAAGCAGCAAGACCCGTCGAAGCAGTCACTGCCACTCTGTCAGGTTCTCTCCTGTATTTGTCGCGAAGTTTCTTTATGATTTCTCTCATAAGAACTGATTTTCCAGTTCCGGCGGAACCGGTGAAGAATATACTCTTCCCTTGTTCAACAACGGCATTAAGTACGTGCTTTTGTTCATCACTGAGAAATAAAGGCGCTATCTTAGCACGTGGGCGATGTTGCACAGATTCGGACTTCTGACTCTTATACTGTCGGCGTAGTTCCTTttgttcctccttgattGCGCTCGCCGATTTGTTCCATATGGCAGTAGATTTAGAGCGCACAGGCGTTTCTGGCTTCTTGTACTGTACTGCTGGCGTCGGCTCCTCTTTCTTAAGCCACGGCAGAGTTCGTGAACTGGTAGGTTTCTGAAAGTGAGagggtggtgatgaggaCCAAGGAACTGGTATACTGCTGGATGGCACCGGATCATCGTCAGGAATTGGAGGCAACTCAGGGTATTTTATCTCCAAGTCGTCATTCTTCATCGCAGGCGTTGATACTTGAGCCGGCTTGTTCGTATGCGTCGCCAAGGTAGTTGGGTTTGTACCGTGAAATGGTATCTGTTGCTCATTATTCGGCCTCACAATTTTTGGCGGTGGTATAACTGGTTCTGACTCTTCGCTATCCAAATCGAGATCATCATCGAAATCATTCTCATCGAAGTATACGGCGCTGTGCAAAGACCCTAAGGCAGATCCGCTGGCATTGGCCATTTCGATTTTCCGTTTGACTCCTACTGACTGCGGCGGCAATTTCGGTGGTTGCATCCCATtgctgcgaagaaggctggACTGAAGGGGTTTAGCTGATCCTCCTGAATGGTCTTGTACAGCTTTCTTGAACATTACGGTCTCTTCCGGCGCTTGTCGGGCAGTCGAGTATCTGCATGCAACCTGCAATGTTAATTTTGGACAATGTGAATAAAACTTGATGAAATAAAATCAGATTCCCTCTTTTAAACATACACAAAAAAAACGCAAACTGGAGAAATATGATTTAGTGGTGCATCACTTTATAAACCCAATATCATTGATTGGGGACTTTCGCGACCCGCGTTCTAGAATGAGACGCGCTCCATATCACACGTGATTCCGATAAGGGCTATCTCACAGGGCAAAGTTCATTTCTTCACTGTAACTTTCAAGATGCCAGAAATATAAatgaaagaaacaaaaaacagTTGCTATAGCTTGAATTGCTGATAAGAAGATCTTCTAGCTCAGAGAGGACAGCTTAACGCTTCTTACGTTTGTGTCTTTGCTCCTTTCTCTAAAGTACTACGATCACGTGATAGCGCATCACGGAAACGCGCCAATGCGGCATCGGAAGTATCAAATCAATCCATGAGCAAGCCTGTTTTCATGCGCTGCCAATCATGAAGCATGGCAGAGAAGGGTGCCTCAAGTAAGTAATTATACCACTTAGTATTATGATTATATGACATTATACTAATAAGACGGCAGACAAGGAGCATCCTCTTGCGGGGGTGGTCCTGTGCTTCACGTCCATTCTACCAGAACAACGGGTCAGTGAAATGTTGTTCTCTCGAGAATCTTTGATGCTCTTACTTTTTCTCCCATACCCTTATAAGTAAATGGATGCGACAGCTGACCAACGTCCTCGAAATTAGACGGAGCTGGCTACAATCGCGCGCCAGATGGGAGCGACTCTCAAACTTGACCTAACCTCCGATGTTACCCATTTGATTGTCGGCGAGATCAATACCGCGAAATACAAATTCGTCGCACGAGAACGAGCGGATGTGACTGTCCTCAAGCCCGAGTGGGTAGAAGCGGTCCGCCAATCATGGATGCAGGGAGAGGATACAGACGTTCGAGGTCTGGAAGAACAATACAAATTCCCGACATTTGCCGGATTGTGTATATGTATAACAGGGTTCGAGGACAGTAAGTAGGAATGGGCATTTTACGCCGCACCGACATATACTgaggctttttttttttacctcAGTGGCATTTCGAAACTATATCCAAGACACAGCCATTGTACATGGAGCCGAGTTCAGAAAAGATCTTACGAAACAAGTCACCCATCTTGTCGCACGAGATACGGAGAGCCAGAAGTACAAGTTTGCGACGCAATGGAACATCAAGGTCGTTACTGTGAAATGGTTCACCGACAGTATAGAGCGTGGAATGGTCCTGGAGGAAACATTATATCACCCGCTTGTGCCGGAAGAGCAGCAGGGTGCGGGGGCCTGGAATCGCGCACAGCCCACTCCGCGGGAGAAAGACCCGGGTAATGAGAGTTCGTCGAATCCTCGCCCTAGAAAGTTGCGCCGCATCGCAAGTGCCAAATTGGTAGACCAGAACGAAGGGATCTGGGGTGATATCGTAGGCACAGGCTCCAGAGGAAGTCAACAGAAAGACGATAGTCAGTTGCTCGCTAAGCGCGCATCTATGGTTCAAGAGGCCAAGTCGTTCGCTAGTGAAACTACCTTTGCAGAAGCCTTTGAGCAGGGCAATGATAAGATCCAAAAGCCTCGTCAGAAATCCTCAGAAACGACCAGCCACCGTGATGGCTTTTTGGACGGTTGttatttcttcattcatGGATTCTCTTCAAAGCAGGTTTGTTTGTGTGCGCAAATAATTTTTTTGTTATTGCATCTGATCAAGTTACAGACGAATGTCCTCCGCCAACATCTCTCGTTCAATGGAGCCCAGTTGGTCGGCTCATTGAGCGAATTCTCTCGGCCGGACATTCCTAAGAGAGGCCATGGTCTTTACACAATTGTCCCCTACAAGATGCCTCGAGCCCAGGTTCCCTCCACAGATGATCTAGCATTCGAATGTGAAATTGTAACCGATATGTGGTTGGAAAGATGCCTTGATGCCAAGGCTCTAGTACCCCCAGAATCACACATTGCGAACACCCCAATCCCTCGAATCCCTATCCCTGGTAAGTCCCTATTCTCTGTTCCTGTATAGATGTGCAGACTAATCATGCTAGGGCTCGACGGTATGAAAATCTGCTCTACAGGTGTATCTCGTATAGATCTTCTACATCTATCGAAACTCGTAGGTCTTATTGGTAAGTTCAGAGTACCTTGCTCGGTATCTTTCGTGAACTAACCATTTCAGGGGCAACCTATAATGAGTACCTGACACCAACTGCATCTGTTTTGTTATGTAATGATCCTGGTTCTGCAAATCAAGAAAAGCTAAGGCATACGTATGAATGGAACGTTCCCGCAGTCACCGTCGATTGGCTATGGACCACCATTCAAAAAGCACAGAAACAGCCATTCGAGCCTTTTCTAATTCGCAAACCAATCTCAGAAAGCAGTCGAGACCCGGAAAAGCGAGCTGGCTCTCGCCCGGAGCAAAAGGAACAGTCCCAGGAGCCTAACAAACGCAACAACGCAATCAAATCTCAATCCCACCCAAATCACCTTCAAACGAACAAACTCATTAGACAAACATCAAGGGAATCAGACAAAGCCCCCTCGCGCCATTCAACACCGCTACAGGAGAAGTCCGAAATCCTGCAAAAAGAACCCACCATAAGGGAATCCCCCACAAAAGAACCAAGCCAACAACATGCAGCATACATATCACCAAGGAAGCGTCCAGCCTCAGAACAAACAACAGATCCAACCTCCCTAACCGCAATCGAAACAACGCTGAGCGGATTCCTCCAGCAGGCACGAGCAGCAAACTCGCGCTCCACATCAGACACAGGAGAGAACGGCGACCGGCCGCGTTCAAGGCGCAGAAAGCCTCTTCTTGGAAGAGCGCCCTCTCATGCCTCCGTTCGCTCTACCGAACATAAAGGGTTCTCTCGCGCTAGCTCAATCGACACTCTGAATGAAGATGGCTGCGGAAGTGCAATAGACAGCGTCAATACAGACGGGATACCGTCCCTTGTGAACAGCGGGAGATTCGATTTCCTCGAAGGAGACCGTAttaatgaagaagaggagtcTGAAACACCTCCAATGACACAATTAAACTACGAAGACCCGGATGCTGTCGCAATGCGCGAGAAATTCCTCAACCAGGCAGGCAAACTCGTCGAAAAGAAGCCTGCGAATCAGGACTTCATTGTGGGTGAAGTTAAGGAACTCGAAAACGTGGGTTGGGGGTCTGGTCGGAGAACGAGAAATGCAGGCAAGGTTGCGGAGGATAATACTTTTTAGATCCTGTTGGAAACCTTTGTCTGGCGTGTATGCTCATATTCTAATGATGGGTTTGTGCATGGCATAGATAGCATCGAAGTGGCGTCTTTGGTCATTGCTGGGAGTTATGGATGAATCTACCTTGGAATTATTCATTGATACCATCTATTATCATTTATCTAGGATGTTTGGATAAGAAAAGATGACCAGTTCTCTGCAATAACAATCAACTGTGTAGATAGGTGACCACCTACGATTTTAGATAAAGCATCAGTGGGAGTGGGAATCCAATACGCtgaattcttcaaagaacgCCAATGTAGGTGTAAACAGGAAGGCTATCAACGTGAATCACGGCCTCATGGAAAGGGGAAATAAAAGTAAGTGAggtggaaggatggaaaCGGATGAACAAAAATTGGTGTACACAATAGGGATAtttgggaagagaagcagaatTAGCACCCTCGAGACAGCCGGCCAGATAGCTCATACAGAATCATTACTTTTTGTACATATAACGCAAGGGAGGTTTAGAGCTCATGGCTCATGGGAACCCATTGCACCCGGCAGTGGGCCATCAAGGTCTATGTTCTCTACAGACCTTCTGTTCTCACCACTTTCGCGGAAGAGGTTGGAGAAGTACTTGCTTGCATTCTCACTTTCAACCTTGGTCTTGCTAACTTCTTGCTTGCGTCTTCCGAGGTCTTCGATGTCCTGGGCGAGACTGGCTTGGAGATTGTTGGCCGGGATACGGAGAACTCGCCGGACTTCAGTCGAGATCCGAGTAGCGTTCGAATGTACGTAgtctttctcttcaagagCAGCGGCGATCTTGCGTGAGAGGCGAGGAGGGAGTGTGGTGGGAATTGTAGAAAGTACGTATGCAGCAGTTAAAGCAGCTGTTTAAGTTAGTTTTGCCCTCAAGGATTCGGTACGAAGGAAACACTTACCAGCCGCAACTATACCCGGAACCAGGAGGCGTCGCAAGTTGTTGGGACCAAGGAACTTAGCTGCACTAAACGCGCTGTCAACCCAGCTGATACCGCCGAAGAGTCTGCCTCCGAGGACAGTGACAGCCGTCATGGCCATTCCTGTTCCGGCCACCTTCTCTTGACGCTCCCAAATGCCAGCAATGTCGAAGAAATCCAATAGTTCGACTTCGGTGTCAACTTGTTTGGCAAAAGTATGGCGTCGACTACGGCGGAACATCATATCGGCACGGAAATTCAAGGGTGCGAATTTGTCTCCAACGTGAAGAAGGCCAATCTTTTGAATGGCTTCTACACCGTCTACTGTCTTTACGCGCGCATAGTCCTCGCAAGCCGAGGCTGCGGCGGATATTTGCTCCAGCATGGCTAACTTCAAATCTTCCGCATACTGGAATGCAGAGAAGATACCGGGATATTCAACGCCCAAATCAGCCTCCGATACGCGAGCAATAGTATCCGACAAGGTCGACCGCGTATGGTTGTAGACATCTTCGCATGAATCGTCGATGTTTTTCTCAACCTGCACGTCGAGctctatcttcttcttctggccgCCTTCATAAGCTGGTTCGAGCTCTGCCAATTCTTCTGTGACACGCTTGAGTTCGGACTGGGCAATGTCGCGATTGACAGAGGCCAGTGAGTTCAAATCCCCAAGCAAATTGAGAAGATAAGTCCTGGCAGGGGCGAGCTTCGAGCGAGAACGCTTTTCGAGAACAAATCGTCGCAGAGAGCTTTCAAGGTTTTCGAAATCTTggatcttctgcttttccttccctttgtcttttcctttgcctttgggTTTACtatcgtcgtcatcgtcatccccGTCAGAATCAAAGCCCCCGCCGCCACCGGAACCAGAGCTTTCCACAGACATGGGAGGcgcaacaggaacagcatTGCTTGATACGAAATGAACGAGTTCTGCAGATTCCTTGTACGTACGAGGGCTAAGCTTATTTATCTGGTCGAGAATCATTCGCTCACACCGTTGCTTGTCGCGAATCTGATCGAACCCGTTGACAACGATAAACATATAggctttttcctttgccgcGTTGTGAATGAAATCCTTGGCCGAGAGCGTGAAATGATTGGCAGCGGAAACGacaaacacaacaacatcgatctcttcctgcCGAGCAAAAACAGCGGTTGTTTTCAAGGAATCGGAATTCAAACCGGGGGCATCAATCAGAGCAATATCGACGACCCCATTATTCAGTAGAGACTCGTCAATGGTTCGTACGTCCTTAACGTAGACTTTGCATTGCATGTATTTGGAGTTGTCGATCACAATATTCTCGAGTTCAGTCAAGGGATACACGTCGTATGTGCTCTCATCGTTGCGATTATAATCCACATCCTTGTGGACTGCATGCACCTCCTCGACTCCGCTGTTCTCCCGCGCATCGAGAACCTCACAGAAAATGCTGGTGCAAGGTTGCTGGTCTTCGGGCAGCACCTTGCGACGCAGCAGAGCATTACAGAAAGTCGACTTTCCTGCATTAAGGTCACCCGTGATCAGAACCTTGCTTGAGGTATCTTCGATCCTGTCGCGCAATGAGAGAAGGTGTTTGACACTCTGGCTGATCTTTCCGTCCAAAAGAGACGCAATAGAGGCCTTTTCCAACGAATGTACCAATTCCACCTGAGACAGAGCACCCAGCTTCAAGTCTAGTttcaaaatagaaaattCTTGCGCTATCTGCGGGGTCATCAATCTCGGCTCTGGCGCTGGCCGACGCTCCGCAGCTGCACTTGACTCCGCAGCAGCCAGGTCGCCGCTATTTGATACTGTAGCTGCTCGTCTAATAGGTCCAGGTTTAAAATCACCCTGTTGAATATCCCCATCGTCGAAGAATGACTGTGCTTGGCGCAAGGCGGGTCTGTCTGAGGGATAATCCGGAGCATCTCGTACCGACGGGTAGTGGGCAGGCCACTGACGGTTCATATCCTGGAGGTCCTTCAAGGTCTCGAGAGTCCGTGTAATAGCGCGTCCGAGTTTCGTCCTGTTGGAGTTGCTATAAAGAGGGTTAGAACTTTCATTTGGCTGTTTTGTGATCGTAAACGTACTAGAGTAGCTGGTGAACATGGCTCGCCACAACCTGCCGTTCATGTTCCGCTGGGGCGTATCCACGTTAGTAAACTATACGGCCCAAAAGAGATACTGGTGATGCTCGGAGTAACCAACCTGCTGGATTCCACTGTCCCGGGAGTGTTGGAGTATGCATCGGGGTCGGTCTATCCACCATCATATCTGTTCTCCAGTCGCCACCCGCATCACCATCTCTCACACTGCCACTCGCGATACTGTCACCATAACCCGAGTCTCTGTTCAATGATGCCATCAAAGCCGTAGCGCTCTCCGAGGTCGAACCATTTCCAACGGTCATGTACGCGGGCGGGGCGTTCGGGAAGAAAGGGTACTCGGACGCTTCCTGCTGCGGAGGATGTCTTGATGAACCCTCACCGGCAGAAGAACCGCCGTTGCCGGGAAAATACTCCTGACTCATGGCGAAAAGGATGTGCGGTGCATAGATGTCGAAAGGTCAGGCAAGATGCGATGAAACGGAACTTGTTTTTTCGTCAGTCGGAAGACCCGCTTACATGAGCATAAAAACGGCGTCACGGGTGGAAATTCTATGTCCCAAAAGGGGTTGGTCGCCGCCATGTGACTGTCGCCCCGTAATTTTAACAGTTTGGATCCGCCCGCTGAACGTTCGGCGTATTAGTGCTTAGGTTTGATGTCACCGCGCGGCTTCGGATCGAATCAGATATTCCCCTCTCCAATCTTGCCCCCTTCATTTGTACCTTTCACGCAGCctctttggttttgtttctcattgTTTGTTACTGGGCATCTTTCTTGACTGGCCAAGATGAATGTATGTTGTCCGACGTTTTTCGGCGTACTCGCTTCCCCGCTTACGCTGTTCATTGTCTAGGTTATCGAGTGGGCATTTGGAAAGCGCATGACACCAGCAGAGCGCCTGCGCAAACATCAAAGGGCTCTGGACCGAACACAGCGCGAATTAGACCGGGAGCGAACCAAGCTGGAaaatcaagagaagaagctggtGCAAGACATCAAGAAGAGTGCCAAGAATGGCCAGATTGGAGCCTGCAAGATCCAGGCCAAGGACCTAGTCAGGACGAGACGGTATACATGCCATGCAACATCGCTCTATATGTCAGGTTATGAGCTAATGGATATTGCCGGATCTAGGTACATCCAGAAATTCTATCAAATGCGAACACAACTCCAAGCGATTTCTCTTCGTATTCAGGTAGGATGGTCCCGAAGTGCACGAATGGCGGTTCCCGTACTCACTTGATGTTATGCAGACCGTTCGCAGCAACGAGCAGATGATGCAGTCAATGAAAGGCGCCACAATGTTACTGGGTAGTATGAACCGACAAATGAACCTCCCTGCGCTGCAACGAATTGCTATGGAATTTGAACGAGAAAATGATATAATGGATCAGCGACAAGAAATGATGGACGACGCTATTGACGAAGCAACTGGAatggagggagaggatgaagatagtgAAGATATTGTCAAGGAAGTCTTGGATGAAATAGGTGTAGATCTCAGTCAGGCGGTTCgtgctctcttcttcatctaCGTCAGTGCTGTGTGTATACTGACTTTTACTCTTGAACAGCTGGGCGAGACGCCAACCGACATACAGAAGACTGCAGTCGGCGAGACTCGAGTCGCCCAACCAGTTGGCGCTGGGGGGAGCTCAGCTGATGACGATCTACAAGCCAGGCTGGACAGCCTTCGACGGTGATCACGAGCTCTATTTGTTTCTTTActttatcttctttgttcttcaagcCTCACTTTCATCCATGACGGGTTTACTCTTTGCATCGATTACGACGCCACTTCTTTCATGTCAGGTTAATGTGATACAGTCAGCAATCCCGGCAGGTCGCCACATCATTCTAccaggaagacgaagctgaGTTTTGCTATGAGTATTTCGATGCTACAGGGTGCCAAGGAGTTTTGTGCATTGTCGTAGCGTAAATTTCAGCCTATTTCACGCCTACTCATATCAGCCATAATCTGTacctatactccgtactcctGATATTGATCTATAATGGTCCCAGATAACAATACGGAAGAATTATGTTCCTGTATATTACATTTCCAAGATACAGAGATGTAACTGAACCAGTGATCCATGGTACGGGCCGGATGGCTAGAAGATTCCAAGGAAATAAGCTAAACTGATGTCTGTCAGACCTGGCAAGCTATCAACACAACTTATATACCTCAGACATAGTAATATTTATGCCGGGTCAAAAGAGGCCAGGCAGTTGTCAGCAGTACCGAGGATGGTTGACTTTGGTCATAGTTACATTCCGCATATGAACCTTATGTTTTACGGGGCACGTGGGGCCGAAGGTGTTTACCATTGCATGATAGGACGCAGTGGTGCCATCAGTTAGTTCCCTTGTCGAAGTATACAGGGTTTGAGGGAGTTTGTTTTACAATAATACTTCACAGTAGTTACTGAGTCTGTTGCATTTCAACGggccatgaagaaaatctctGAGATTCCGTATCCAATCTTTAGGGTTCCATATCAAGAAGCAGATGGCATCGGTCCGGTAGCATAGAAGCTCGGGAGTCATACTTATGCCATGAGAAACTGacaattttattttcaaGAGCTCTGAAAGAAATCTAACCATGCTGCTGGGCACATCGCATCTCTGACTATTCTCTAGAAGCGCATCTATACTCATGTCCACCCCAGCGACATCCATGTCTTCGAATAGCAGCACGCACTGGGAGGGCACCTCAGAGAATATATGAATGCGCTGAGACGCATTCACATTATCATCTAACAGACCCAATACATAAGCGTATCATGATAAAGAGAGCCAAGTATGCCTTCCAGGCATAGTCAAAGCAGAGTCCACGCTGAGTGATGAACACAAGAGCAAAGTTAATGAAGACCATCGCGCTCAG includes the following:
- a CDS encoding uncharacterized protein (DNA helicase PIF1/RRM3), with translation MANASGSALGSLHSAVYFDENDFDDDLDLDSEESEPVIPPPKIVRPNNEQQIPFHGTNPTTLATHTNKPAQVSTPAMKNDDLEIKYPELPPIPDDDPVPSSSIPVPWSSSPPSHFQKPTSSRTLPWLKKEEPTPAVQYKKPETPVRSKSTAIWNKSASAIKEEQKELRRQYKSQKSESVQHRPRAKIAPLFLSDEQKHVLNAVVEQGKSIFFTGSAGTGKSVLMREIIKKLRDKYRREPDRVAVTASTGLAACNIEGVTLHSFAGIGNNGRPFGGIQLVVTGDFFQLPPVPDGSTREAKFAFSAATWNTSIQHTILLTTVFRQADPDFANMLNEMRLGKLSQRTIDTFQQLQRPLDFHDSLEATEL
- a CDS encoding BRCT domain protein (nucleotide excision repair factor NEF2, RAD4/CUT5 component), whose amino-acid sequence is MAEKGASNKEHPLAGVVLCFTSILPEQRTELATIARQMGATLKLDLTSDVTHLIVGEINTAKYKFVARERADVTVLKPEWVEAVRQSWMQGEDTDVRGLEEQYKFPTFAGLCICITGFEDMAFRNYIQDTAIVHGAEFRKDLTKQVTHLVARDTESQKYKFATQWNIKVVTVKWFTDSIERGMVLEETLYHPLVPEEQQGAGAWNRAQPTPREKDPGNESSSNPRPRKLRRIASAKLVDQNEGIWGDIVGTGSRGSQQKDDSQLLAKRASMVQEAKSFASETTFAEAFEQGNDKIQKPRQKSSETTSHRDGFLDGCYFFIHGFSSKQVCLCAQIIFLLLHLIKLQTNVLRQHLSFNGAQLVGSLSEFSRPDIPKRGHGLYTIVPYKMPRAQVPSTDDLAFECEIVTDMWLERCLDAKALVPPESHIANTPIPRIPIPGLDGMKICSTGVSRIDLLHLSKLVGLIGATYNEYLTPTASVLLCNDPGSANQEKLRHTYEWNVPAVTVDWLWTTIQKAQKQPFEPFLIRKPISESSRDPEKRAGSRPEQKEQSQEPNKRNNAIKSQSHPNHLQTNKLIRQTSRESDKAPSRHSTPLQEKSEILQKEPTIRESPTKEPSQQHAAYISPRKRPASEQTTDPTSLTAIETTLSGFLQQARAANSRSTSDTGENGDRPRSRRRKPLLGRAPSHASVRSTEHKGFSRASSIDTLNEDGCGSAIDSVNTDGIPSLVNSGRFDFLEGDRINEEEESETPPMTQLNYEDPDAVAMREKFLNQAGKLVEKKPANQDFIVGEVKELENVGWGSGRRTRNAGKVAEDNTF
- a CDS encoding mitofusin (mitofusin 1 GTPase, involved in mitochondrila biogenesis), which encodes MSQEYFPGNGGSSAGEGSSRHPPQQEASEYPFFPNAPPAYMTVGNGSTSESATALMASLNRDSGYGDSIASGSVRDGDAGGDWRTDMMVDRPTPMHTPTLPGQWNPAAEHERQVVASHVHQLLYNSNRTKLGRAITRTLETLKDLQDMNRQWPAHYPSVRDAPDYPSDRPALRQAQSFFDDGDIQQGDFKPGPIRRAATVSNSGDLAAAESSAAAERRPAPEPRLMTPQIAQEFSILKLDLKLGALSQVELVHSLEKASIASLLDGKISQSVKHLLSLRDRIEDTSSKVLITGDLNAGKSTFCNALLRRKVLPEDQQPCTSIFCEVLDARENSGVEEVHAVHKDVDYNRNDESTYDVYPLTELENIVIDNSKYMQCKVYVKDVRTIDESLLNNGVVDIALIDAPGLNSDSLKTTAVFARQEEIDVVVFVVSAANHFTLSAKDFIHNAAKEKAYMFIVVNGFDQIRDKQRCERMILDQINKLSPRTYKESAELVHFVSSNAVPVAPPMSVESSGSGGGGGFDSDGDDDDDDSKPKGKGKDKGKEKQKIQDFENLESSLRRFVLEKRSRSKLAPARTYLLNLLGDLNSLASVNRDIAQSELKRVTEELAELEPAYEGGQKKKIELDVQVEKNIDDSCEDVYNHTRSTLSDTIARVSEADLGVEYPGIFSAFQYAEDLKLAMLEQISAAASACEDYARVKTVDGVEAIQKIGLLHVGDKFAPLNFRADMMFRRSRRHTFAKQVDTEVELLDFFDIAGIWERQEKVAGTGMAMTAVTVLGGRLFGGISWVDSAFSAAKFLGPNNLRRLLVPGIVAAAALTAAYVLSTIPTTLPPRLSRKIAAALEEKDYVHSNATRISTEVRRVLRIPANNLQASLAQDIEDLGRRKQEVSKTKVESENASKYFSNLFRESGENRRSVENIDLDGPLPGAMGSHEP
- a CDS encoding ESCRT-III subunit protein DID4 (vacuolar assembly/sorting protein DID4), whose translation is MNVIEWAFGKRMTPAERLRKHQRALDRTQRELDRERTKLENQEKKLVQDIKKSAKNGQIGACKIQAKDLVRTRRYTCHATSLYMSGYELMDIAGSRYIQKFYQMRTQLQAISLRIQTVRSNEQMMQSMKGATMLLGSMNRQMNLPALQRIAMEFERENDIMDQRQEMMDDAIDEATGMEGEDEDSEDIVKEVLDEIGVDLSQALGETPTDIQKTAVGETRVAQPVGAGGSSADDDLQARLDSLRR